A window of Melopsittacus undulatus isolate bMelUnd1 chromosome 2, bMelUnd1.mat.Z, whole genome shotgun sequence contains these coding sequences:
- the IL18RAP gene encoding interleukin-18 receptor accessory protein, with amino-acid sequence MKDSGAEVRPDAAHIESKMILEESISEYQSKSVKKIMLTLCWILALFVNGAEVREINVLGCSHVEPLIWYRAISGEEFVLQCALPDRDATHIYNNSLPKQHKVKWFWQKDEEPLKAINESSNHDLQGDALWFKPVRDSDSGVFICIIWEKIPCLKIVLEVQTKKVAKCSGYDTSTLYLLAGNGNSITCPGTKCYSHIKKPDVKWYKDGHQIQHRKTRESLKLKHNEIYLNPTYDKDAGIYVCDYVLYDNTTKWTMRTTVTVEVIAKNTIHPPNFLYPNGVMILEAELGKPLELECRVQFGFERTSLMRITWKRNNKENINEKLNQETRVYPEGLKGHTLLHVAKLKEVTERDLGSNFTCFAENSVGNATAMIQLKRKQRVFLLHVLCSAISILFVLLLCTAFIYQHWIEIVLMYRSYLVHNETTGDGKEFDAFVSYAKLDSSESGSTLISEEKFALELLPDMLEKKYGYKLCILERDILPGGAYTDEVVTAIKQSRRVIIILSPAYVSGPSIFELQAAVNCALEDKKIKLVLIKFQAFQEPETLHPVVKKALRILPVITWKSSLSAAPNKFWKYMCYHMPVKTNKMLGNWSLKDFCLRLFSLVYR; translated from the exons ATGAAGGACTCTGGTGCAGAAGTGAGGCCTGATGCTGCACATATAG AAAGCAAGATGATTCTTGAAGAAAGTATCTCAGAATATCAATCAAAATCAGTAAAGAAAATCATGCTCACTTTGTGCTGGATCCTAGCATTGTTTGTCAATGGGGCAGAAGTTAGAGAGATTAACGTTTTAG GATGTTCCCATGTTGAACCTCTAATATGGTATCGTGCAATTAGTGGTGAGGAATTTGTTTTACAATGTGCTTTACCAGATAGAGATGCTACTCACATTTATAACAACTCACTTCCAAAACAACATAAAGTGAAATGGTTCTGGCAAAAAGATGAAGAGCCACTGAAGGCTATCAACGAAAGCTCTAATCATGATCTCCAAGGGGATGCGCTTTGGTTTAAACCAGTAAGGGACAGTGATTCCGGAGTGTTCATCTGTATAATATG GGAAAAAATCCCGTGTCTCAAAATTGTTTTGGAGGTTCAAACAAAAAAGGTGGCAAAATGTTCAGGTTATGATACAAGCACGCTCTATCTTCTTGCTGGCAATGGGAATTCAATAACTTGTCCTGGGACAAAATGCTACAGCCATATAAAAAAGCCAGATGTAAAATGGTACAAG gaTGGTCATCAGATACAGCATAGGAAAACCAGAGAAAGCCTAAAGCTTAAGCATAATGAAATCTATCTGAATCCAACCTACGACAAAGATGCTGGAATATATGTGTGTGATTATGTTCTGTATGACAATACTACAAAGTGGACAATGAGAACAACAGTTACAGTAGAAGTCATTG CAAAAAACACTATCCATCCACCCAACTTCTTGTATCCCAATGGTGTGATGATCCTCGAAGCAGAGCTTG GAAAGCCACTTGAATTGGAATGCCGTGTacagtttgggtttgaaagaACTTCTCTGATGAGGAtaacatggaaaagaaacaacaaagaaaatataaatgagaAATTGAATCAGGAAACACg tGTTTATCCAGAAGGTTTAAAGGGGCACACACTTCTTCATgttgcaaaactgaaagaagttACTGAAAGGGACCTTGGAAGCAACTTCACCTGCTTTGCTGAGAATTCTGTGGGGAATGCCACAGCTATGatccagctgaaaagaaagcagagag TGTTTCTCTTACATGTCCTGTGCAGTGCCATTTCTATTCTATTTGTATTGCTTTTGTGCACTGCCTTTATCTACCAGCACTGGATTGAAATAGTGCTGATGTACCGAAGTTACCTGGTCCACAATGAAACTACAGGAG atgGCAAAGAATTTGATGCGTTTGTGTCCTATGCAAAACTGGACTCTTCTGAAAGTGGCTCAACTCTAATTAGTGAAGAAAAGTTTGCCCTGGAGCTTCTTCCAGatatgctggaaaaaaaatatggataCAAGTTATGCATTCTTGAAAGAGATATTCTTCCAGGAGGAG CATACACAGATGAAGTTGTTACAGCTATTAAACAAAGTAGACGAGTAATAATTATTTTGAGCCCAGCCTACGTCAGTGGGCCAAGCATCTTTGAACTGCAGGCAGCGGTGAACTGTGCCCTGGAAGACAAAAAGATCAAACTGGTATTAATAAAGTTCCAGGCTTTCCAAGAGCCAGAGACCTTGCATCCAGTAGTGAAGAAAGCTCTTCGGATTTTACCAGTCATCACCTGGAAGtcttctctttctgctgctccaaaTAAGTTCTGGAAATATATGTGTTACCACATGCCAGTGAAAACTAATAAGATGTTGGGAAACTGGAGTTTAAAGGACTTTTGCCTAAGGTTATTCAGCTTGGTATATCGATAG
- the IL18R1 gene encoding interleukin-18 receptor 1: protein MTLMGFFLMVIFESATGKLCPLRASIDVLEGEYFFLCYLESMQEHFQEGAYTINWYKDNAGKQELIKESHRIVSRMNFLEFWPVELSDSGNYSVIHSNGKQNLTIPKWTLNVLERNKSSCFNKNHLTTEIKNAGTGHSLKCSDLSVSENNSITWYKDCKNYENETERELDFETLTVQHSGIYTCKILISHEGKTYHSTNTIKLLVEEDAPEVVTLEIVGRHEEIETEIGKEEILNCTGSLGYYMPEDASLYWLINQEFPEKCTGIPETDPSICEEEFKKIQLGNKFYVTRLLQIKKVTDENMNHNFTCMLQADERTQTKIVKLKKGNTRDLPVHIFTTGMVLTVLFPCAAAVAVFVCVMFRVDLALFYRNVCGRDDTARDGKEYDAFVSYLKDSVSPTEEEREFALKILPMILEENFGYKLCIFERDVSPGKAVVDDIHSFIDKSRRLIIILSQNYISDRVIYELESGLHKALVERKTKIILIEYMPISDYSFLPESLSLLPSKSIVKWKKDKSLPVNSRFWKNLRYLMPAKPTKKNIKGHYNNLDLGSQGAQPWTEGCEFNGVV from the exons atgactctgatgggtttttttttaatggttatttTTGAATCTGCCACTG GGAAGCTGTGTCCCCTTCGTGCTTCCATTGATGTGCTAGAAGgggaatattttttcctttgttatctTGAGTCAATGCAAGAACATTTTCAGGAAGGAGCATACACAATAAACTGGTACAAAGATAATGCTGGAAAGCAGGAACTGATAAAGGAATCACACAGAATTGTTTCCCGAATGAATTTTCTGGAGTTTTGGCCAGTTGAACTCAGTGACTCTGGGAATTACTCTGTCATTCACAG caatggaaaacaaaatctcacAATTCCAAAGTGGACCTTGAATGTACTTGAAAGAAACAAGAGCAGCTGTTTCAACAAAAATCATTTaactacagaaattaaaaatgctggAACTGGTCATTCACTGAAATGCAGTGATTTGTCTGTCAGTGAAAATAACAGCATAACATGGTACAAG GACTGTAAGAactatgaaaatgaaacagagagGGAACTGGATTTTGAAACGTTAACAGTACAGCACTCAGGGATATATACCTGTAAAATTTTAATCAGCCATGAAGGAAAGACGTACCACAGCACAAATACAATTAAGCTGCTAGTAGAAGAAG ATGCACCAGAAGTTGTAACTTTGGAGATAGTTGGACGCCATGAAGaaattgaaacagaaatag GTAAAGAAGAAATACTCAATTGCACAGGATCGTTGGGTTATTATATGCCAGAAGATGCCAGCCTCTACTGGTTAATTAATCAAGAGTTTCCAGAAAAATGCACAGGTATCCCCGAGACAGACCCTTCAATATGTGAAGAAGAATTCAAAAAAATACA GCTGGGAAACAAGTTCTATGTCACAAGGTTACTACAGATTAAAAAAGTAACAGACGAGAACATGAATCATAATTTCACCTGCATGTTGCAAGCTGACGAAagaacacagacaaaaatagtgaaactgaagaaag GGAACACCCGAGATCTGCCTGTGCACATATTTACAACAGGAATGGTCCTCACTGTACTAtttccatgtgctgctgcagttgcaGTGTTTGTCTGTGTGATGTTTAGAGTCGACTTAGCTCTATTTTACAGGAATGTATGCGGAAGAGATGACACTGCTAGAG ATGGAAAAGAATACGACGCATTTGTGTCTTACCTGAAAGATTCTGTTTCTCCTactgaagaagagagagaatttGCTTTAAAGATATTGCCCATGATATTAGAAGAAAACTTTGGGTACAAGTTATGTATATTTGAGAGGGATGTATCCCCTGGAAAAG CGGTTGTTGATGATATCCATTCATTCATTGACAAAAGCCGAAGATTAATCATTATACTGAGCCAGAACTACATTTCTGACAGAGTCATATATGAACTTGAAAGCGGACTGCATAAAGCCCTAGTTGAAAGAAAAACTAAGATCATATTAATTGAGTATATGCCAATAAGTGACTATAGTTTCTTGCCAGAATCACTGTCTCTTTTACCATCAAAGAGCATTGTGAAGTGGAAAAAGGATAAATCTCTTCCTGTGAATTCCAGATTTTGGAAGAACCTTCGGTACCTGATGCCAGCAAAACCTACTAAGAAAAACATCAAAGGGCACTATAATAATCTTGACCTAGGCTCACAAGGGGCTCAACCATGGACTGAGGGCTGTGAATTTAATGGAGTTGTATAA